A genomic region of Solanum stenotomum isolate F172 unplaced genomic scaffold, ASM1918654v1 scaffold25311, whole genome shotgun sequence contains the following coding sequences:
- the LOC125851366 gene encoding glycine-rich protein-like, which translates to MGSKAIMFLGLFLAIFLMISSEVAARELAAETSNAVNVDGHYHGGGYGKGYGKPKKCYSCCKKYKYGCKKYCCSYEEYVAAQTHN; encoded by the exons atGGGTTCCAAGGCAATTATGTTTCTTGGTCTTTTTTTGGCTATTTTCTTAATGATAAGCTCTGAGGTTGCTGCTAGGGAGTTGGCAGCTGAGACTTCCAATG CGGTAAACGTTGATGGACATTATCATGGTGGCGGCTATGGTAAGGGCTATGGAAAACCTAAGAAATGTTATAGTTGCTgcaaaaaatacaaatatggatGCAAAAAATACTGCTGCTCTTATGAAGAATATGTGGCTGCCCAGACTCacaactaa
- the LOC125851367 gene encoding glycine-rich protein DC7.1-like: MGSKAIMFLGLFLAIFLMISSEVAARELAAETSNAVNVDGHYHGGGYGKHYGKPKKCYRCHKKYCCSYEEYVADQTHN, from the exons ATGGGTTCCAAGGCAATTATGTTTCTTGGTCTTTTTTTGGCTATTTTCTTAATGATAAGCTCTGAGGTTGCTGCTAGGGAGTTGGCAGCTGAGACTTCCAATG CGGTAAACGTTGATGGACATTATCATGGTGGCGGCTATGGTAAGCACTATGGAAAACCTAAGAAATGTTATAGATGCCACAAAAAATACTGCTGCTCTTATGAAGAATATGTGGCTGACCAGACTCacaactaa